In Saccharothrix violaceirubra, the following are encoded in one genomic region:
- a CDS encoding methylmalonyl-CoA mutase subunit beta: protein MDPIGELPLAADFATPDREQWRELVLGVLAKSGADYSTLESTTYDGIRVHPLYTAADTAPDGGLPGTTPFTRGGRTQGGWDVRQLHRVPDREAVLADLENGATSLWLKIPAESLAPVLAEVYLDLAPVVVDGGSDFLATGREILGIWESAPGEVHGNVGADPLGVFVRTRREPDFAALTDLVRRAERFPAVRVAVVDGLPFHEAGGSDAEELGASLAVAVAYLRHLVDAGVPAGKAVRLLEFRYAATADQFLTIAKFRAARRLWARVTGVVDAPAPQVQHAVTSPAMTTRRDPWVNMLRTTVACFGAGLGGADSVTVLPFDHAIGLPDDFSRRIARNTQSLLIEESRLGGVVDPAGGSWYVERLTDDLAHAAWAWFREIEAAGGLPQAFDLVEERIAATWARRAANLADRTDAITGVSEFPNPTETPVVRTPAPEEPGGGLPRVRYAQAFEALRDAAEVSPTRPAVFLATLGPVAAHTARAGFAANLFQAGGIDTPTAGATTGVDDVVARFRESGARIACLCGSEKSYAELAEPVADALRAAGAERVLLAGKESTARVDGYVFTGCPALDVLEQTFDALGVAR, encoded by the coding sequence ATGGACCCGATCGGTGAACTGCCGCTCGCCGCCGACTTCGCCACGCCGGACCGCGAGCAGTGGCGCGAGCTGGTACTGGGCGTGCTCGCCAAGAGCGGCGCGGACTACTCGACGCTGGAAAGCACGACGTACGACGGCATCCGCGTACACCCGCTCTACACGGCGGCGGACACCGCCCCGGACGGCGGTCTCCCCGGCACGACCCCGTTCACCAGGGGCGGAAGGACACAGGGCGGCTGGGACGTCCGCCAGCTCCACCGCGTCCCCGACCGCGAGGCGGTCCTGGCGGACCTGGAGAACGGCGCGACGTCGCTGTGGCTCAAGATCCCGGCCGAGTCGCTGGCCCCGGTGCTCGCCGAGGTGTACCTGGACCTCGCGCCCGTGGTGGTCGACGGAGGTTCGGACTTCCTCGCGACCGGCCGCGAGATTCTCGGCATCTGGGAATCCGCGCCCGGCGAGGTGCACGGCAACGTCGGCGCCGACCCGCTCGGCGTGTTCGTCCGCACCCGGCGGGAACCGGACTTCGCCGCCCTCACCGACCTGGTCCGCCGCGCCGAGCGGTTCCCGGCGGTGCGGGTCGCGGTCGTGGACGGGCTGCCGTTCCACGAGGCCGGCGGCTCCGACGCCGAGGAGCTCGGCGCGAGCCTCGCGGTGGCCGTGGCCTACCTGCGGCACCTGGTCGACGCGGGCGTGCCGGCCGGGAAAGCCGTGCGGCTGCTGGAGTTCCGCTACGCGGCGACCGCCGACCAGTTCCTCACCATCGCCAAGTTCCGCGCGGCCCGTCGGCTGTGGGCCCGGGTGACCGGGGTCGTCGACGCGCCCGCACCGCAGGTCCAGCACGCCGTCACGTCACCCGCGATGACGACCCGGCGCGACCCGTGGGTGAACATGCTGCGCACCACCGTGGCCTGCTTCGGCGCGGGCCTCGGCGGCGCCGACTCGGTGACCGTGCTGCCGTTCGACCACGCGATCGGCCTGCCCGACGACTTCTCCCGCCGGATCGCGCGCAACACCCAGTCGCTGCTGATCGAGGAGTCGCGGCTGGGCGGCGTCGTCGACCCGGCGGGCGGTTCCTGGTACGTCGAGCGGCTGACCGACGACCTCGCGCACGCCGCATGGGCGTGGTTCCGCGAGATCGAGGCGGCGGGCGGCCTGCCCCAGGCGTTCGACCTGGTCGAGGAGCGGATCGCGGCCACATGGGCACGGCGTGCGGCCAACCTCGCCGACCGCACGGACGCGATCACCGGAGTGAGCGAGTTCCCGAACCCGACCGAGACTCCCGTGGTGCGCACGCCCGCGCCCGAGGAGCCCGGCGGCGGCCTGCCGCGGGTGCGCTACGCCCAGGCGTTCGAGGCGTTGCGCGACGCCGCCGAGGTGAGCCCGACCCGGCCCGCGGTCTTCCTGGCCACGCTCGGCCCGGTCGCCGCGCACACCGCGCGCGCCGGTTTCGCCGCCAACCTGTTCCAGGCCGGCGGGATCGACACGCCGACCGCGGGCGCGACGACCGGCGTGGACGACGTGGTGGCGCGGTTCCGGGAAAGCGGCGCGCGGATCGCGTGCCTGTGCGGCAGCGAGAAGAGCTACGCGGAACTGGCCGAGCCGGTCGCCGACGCGTTGCGCGCGGCCGGCGCCGAACGCGTCCTGCTCGCCGGCAAGGAGTCCACCGCCCGCGTGGACGGGTACGTGTTCACCGGCTGCCCGGCGCTGGACGTGCTGGAACAGACCTTCGACGCCCTCGGAGTGGCCCGATGA
- the scpA gene encoding methylmalonyl-CoA mutase, which yields MIPDFADIDLGEPEVGPADERPSGAWETPEGIDVKPFYTAADLEGLDFLGTYPGIAPFLRGPYPTMYVNQPWTIRQYAGFSTAEESNAFYRRNLAAGQKGLSVAFDLATHRGYDSDHPRVAGDVGMAGVAIDSILDMRQLFEGIPLDRMSVSMTMNGAVLPVLALYVVAAEEQGVAPELLAGTIQNDILKEFMVRNTYIYPPGPSMRIISDIFAFTSRRMPKFNSISISGYHMQEAGATADLELAYTLADGVEYLRAGRDAGLDIDAFAPRLSFFWAIGMNFFMEVAKMRAARLLWAKLVRQFGPRSPKSLSLRTHCQTSGWSLTAQDVFNNVPRTCVEAMAATQGHTQSLHTNALDEALALPTDFSARIARNTQLLLQQESGTTRVIDPWGGSAFVERLTHDLAHRAWAHITEVEAAGGMAKAIDAGIPKLRIEEAAARTQARIDSGRQPVIGVNKYRVAVDERIEVLKVDNAGVRARQLAKLDRLRAERSQDEVDRALDAVTRAASSDANLLEAAIDAARAKATVGEISEALGRVWGRHSAQIRTITGVYREEVGSVSTVDATRELVDRFAHEEGRRPRILVAKMGQDGHDRGQKVIATAFADLGFDVDVGPLFQTPDEVARQAVEADVHIVGVSSLAAGHLTLVPALRAALAEQGRADIMIVVGGVIPPQDFDALREAGAAAIFPPGTVISEAASDLVRDLSARLGHG from the coding sequence ATGATCCCCGACTTCGCCGACATCGACCTGGGCGAGCCCGAGGTCGGTCCCGCCGACGAGCGGCCGTCGGGGGCGTGGGAGACACCTGAGGGCATCGACGTCAAACCCTTCTACACGGCCGCGGACCTCGAAGGCCTGGACTTCCTGGGCACCTACCCGGGCATCGCGCCGTTCCTGCGCGGCCCCTACCCGACGATGTACGTCAACCAGCCGTGGACCATCCGCCAGTACGCGGGCTTCTCCACGGCCGAGGAGTCGAACGCGTTCTACCGGCGCAACCTCGCCGCCGGGCAGAAGGGCCTGTCCGTGGCGTTCGACCTGGCCACGCACCGGGGCTACGACTCCGACCACCCGCGCGTGGCGGGCGACGTGGGCATGGCCGGCGTGGCGATCGACTCGATCCTGGACATGCGGCAGCTCTTCGAGGGCATCCCGCTGGACCGGATGAGCGTGTCCATGACCATGAACGGTGCGGTGCTGCCCGTGCTCGCGCTGTACGTGGTCGCGGCCGAGGAGCAGGGGGTGGCGCCGGAACTCCTCGCGGGGACGATCCAGAACGACATCCTCAAGGAGTTCATGGTCCGCAACACCTACATCTACCCGCCCGGACCGTCGATGCGGATCATCTCCGACATCTTCGCGTTCACGTCGCGGCGGATGCCGAAGTTCAACTCGATCTCCATTTCCGGCTACCACATGCAGGAGGCCGGTGCGACGGCCGATCTCGAACTGGCCTACACGCTCGCGGACGGCGTCGAGTACCTGCGGGCCGGACGGGACGCCGGCCTGGACATCGACGCGTTCGCGCCACGTCTTTCGTTCTTCTGGGCCATCGGCATGAACTTCTTCATGGAAGTGGCCAAGATGCGTGCGGCCCGGCTGCTCTGGGCGAAGCTGGTCAGGCAGTTCGGTCCCCGGTCGCCCAAGTCGCTGTCGTTGCGTACGCACTGCCAGACCTCGGGCTGGTCGCTCACCGCGCAGGACGTGTTCAACAACGTGCCGCGCACGTGCGTCGAGGCGATGGCGGCCACGCAGGGGCACACGCAGTCGTTGCACACCAACGCGTTGGACGAGGCGTTGGCGCTGCCTACGGACTTCTCGGCGCGCATCGCCCGTAACACCCAGCTCCTGCTGCAACAGGAATCCGGCACCACGCGTGTGATCGACCCTTGGGGTGGCAGCGCGTTCGTCGAACGCCTTACGCACGACCTCGCCCACCGTGCGTGGGCGCACATCACCGAGGTCGAGGCGGCCGGTGGCATGGCCAAGGCCATCGACGCGGGCATCCCCAAGCTGCGCATCGAGGAGGCCGCCGCGCGCACCCAGGCGCGCATCGACTCCGGGCGGCAGCCGGTGATCGGCGTGAACAAGTACCGCGTGGCCGTCGACGAGCGGATCGAGGTCCTGAAGGTCGACAACGCGGGCGTGCGGGCGCGGCAGCTCGCCAAGCTCGACCGGCTGCGCGCCGAACGCTCCCAGGACGAGGTCGACCGCGCGCTGGACGCCGTGACCAGGGCGGCGTCGTCGGACGCGAACCTGCTGGAGGCGGCGATCGACGCGGCCCGCGCGAAGGCCACCGTCGGCGAGATCTCCGAGGCGCTCGGCCGGGTCTGGGGCCGGCACTCGGCGCAGATCAGGACCATCACGGGCGTGTACCGCGAGGAGGTCGGCTCGGTGTCCACAGTGGACGCGACGCGGGAACTGGTCGACCGGTTCGCGCACGAGGAGGGGCGCCGACCGCGCATCCTCGTCGCGAAGATGGGCCAGGACGGGCACGACCGGGGGCAGAAGGTGATCGCGACCGCGTTCGCCGACCTCGGCTTCGACGTGGACGTCGGTCCGCTGTTCCAGACGCCCGACGAGGTCGCGCGCCAGGCCGTGGAGGCGGACGTGCACATCGTCGGCGTGTCGTCGCTGGCGGCCGGGCACCTGACGTTGGTGCCCGCGTTGCGCGCGGCGTTGGCGGAGCAGGGGCGCGCGGACATCATGATCGTGGTGGGTGGCGTGATCCCGCCGCAGGATTTCGACGCGTTGCGCGAAGCGGGCGCGGCGGCGATCTTCCCGCCCGGCACCGTGATCTCGGAGGCGGCGTCCGACCTGGTCCGGGACCTGTCGGCACGGCTGGGTCATGGCTAG
- the meaB gene encoding methylmalonyl Co-A mutase-associated GTPase MeaB, whose translation MARPVDVEALAAGVRAGNRGVLARAITLVESTRDDHRAAAQRLLVELLPDAGRAHRIGITGVPGVGKSTFVDAFGSMLTAAGHRVAVLAVDPSSTRTGGSILGDKTRMARLAVDPAAFIRPSPTSGTLGGVTRATRETIVLVEAAGYDVVLVETVGVGQSEVAVANMTDCSLFLTLARTGDQLQGIKKGVLELADVIAVNKADGPHELEARKAARELAGALRLLRSSDDAWTPPVLTCSALEGVGLDEVWRRIQAHRDAVAVDERRRRQQVDWTWAMVEDGLLNRLRTTVRDLVADVERQVAGGELTPALAAERLLDAFTSRTRIASLGDH comes from the coding sequence ATGGCTAGGCCGGTCGACGTCGAGGCGCTGGCGGCGGGCGTGCGTGCGGGCAACAGGGGTGTGCTGGCCCGCGCGATCACGCTCGTCGAGTCGACCCGGGACGACCACCGCGCGGCGGCGCAGCGCCTGCTGGTCGAGCTGCTGCCGGACGCCGGTCGTGCGCACCGGATCGGGATCACCGGGGTGCCGGGGGTTGGAAAGTCCACGTTTGTAGACGCATTCGGCTCGATGCTCACCGCCGCCGGCCACCGGGTCGCCGTGCTCGCGGTCGACCCGTCGTCCACGCGGACCGGCGGGTCGATCCTGGGCGACAAGACGCGGATGGCCCGGCTGGCGGTCGACCCGGCGGCGTTCATCCGGCCGTCGCCGACGTCGGGCACGCTCGGCGGCGTCACGCGGGCCACGCGCGAGACGATCGTGCTCGTCGAGGCCGCCGGGTACGACGTGGTGCTCGTGGAGACCGTCGGCGTCGGGCAGTCCGAGGTCGCCGTGGCGAACATGACGGATTGTTCGCTTTTTCTGACGCTCGCGCGCACCGGCGACCAGCTCCAGGGGATCAAGAAGGGCGTCCTGGAACTGGCGGACGTGATCGCGGTGAACAAAGCCGACGGCCCGCACGAGCTGGAAGCGCGTAAGGCCGCACGGGAACTTGCGGGTGCGCTGCGGTTGTTGCGCTCGTCGGATGACGCGTGGACGCCGCCCGTGCTCACGTGCAGCGCCCTCGAAGGTGTGGGGCTCGACGAGGTGTGGCGGCGGATCCAGGCGCACCGGGACGCTGTCGCCGTCGACGAACGGCGCCGCCGCCAGCAGGTCGACTGGACCTGGGCGATGGTGGAGGACGGGCTGCTCAACCGCCTGCGGACGACCGTGCGCGATCTTGTCGCGGACGTCGAACGGCAGGTGGCGGGCGGTGAGCTGACCCCTGCCCTGGCCGCCGAACGGCTGCTGGACGCCTTCACGAGCCGCACTCGCATCGCCAGTTTGGGTGACCACTGA